Below is a window of Gossypium hirsutum isolate 1008001.06 chromosome A12, Gossypium_hirsutum_v2.1, whole genome shotgun sequence DNA.
atttagtaaaatttgtatttaaatattatattttaattaggtAAGATAATATAACACACTTTATATTCCATCTCGTAATTTTATATTATCATAATTCCTTGAATCATGTAATCTTGTAATAATACACTATTAAATCTATTGCAAGTTGCAACAActaacaacaaaaacaaatagTATTGAATTTGGATATCTTTGgccaattaatatttaaattccaAGGAATATGATGGACCACCCGACTCATGTAAAAAGCCAGAAATGTCCTCCATTTTCTGTTACCATTAATTAAGTACTAATTAATACTTAATAAATaactattgttattattatttggaggTGTGCTTTTCAACACGTACCATCTTTTGTATTCAAAGATTCaagagtaaaaataataataaatgaatttgatgtaaaaaaataaaaaaaaaatcaaattttctaaaaatcgaaatcaaattaactttattttgataaaaccaaaTCCATATTTTTGGATGGGTCcgatgaaattgaaatgaaaagaaatttaagaTTTGAAGATAACATGGTATTAGGGATTAatatttttgggtttaatttaattttttggtattgatataaattctaatttaatttaagtttttcaatACCAAAACTTATCCTACTTCACTGCCTTCCTAAACTGTTTGGTTTAGTGTATACAAATTAAtggataatttaaaaaattattttttttattcttgctTTGTTGAATGACTATGAAGGCCAAGGTAAATCCCATTATTACACAATCAACCCCAAAGTTTTCCCATTCTTTTTTACAtggataaaaatatcaaaaatttctTACTAAAGCAGTATCAATGACCCAATGTTGACCATCAGTTCGGATGTTGAGATGATTCATTTGCGCAAACAAATTGACTGCCCTTCTTACCCCATGGTTATCCGCGGCGGTAAAATAATCATGCCCAAAAATCACCCCACCGGGTTTCAATATCCGATACGCTCCGTTTATATCTCCCCAAGCGGATATGAAATCATGACCCGCATCTATTTCTAATAGATCCGCCATTATTCCCCATTCACATAGCTTCTCTAGACCCGATCTTGTCGAAAACGGTACGGGTAAAACCGACCCGGTTGCGTTGAAATAAACCACATTTTGCATGAACTGTTGAAGCAACATAACGTCGCCGTTTATGTCGTTAATGTATTTGAACCGGTCTCTGAAACCCGGCCATCCACGGAAATCGTCGAGGCATAGTATCTGTGTTTGGAGTCCGAGTTTCCGAGTCACGTTCACCATGTGAAGAGCTGACGCGCCTAAGAAAGTTCCCACTTCGACGATGAGTTTGGGTTTGACTCGTTTTATTAAGTGCTCGAAAACGTCACCGTTAGATCCCCAACCTCTGATTCTTTTTGGTTTTAGGATGGAACGGAGGTGGGGTGGTGGGAAATCGGTGTAAGGGGAGGAACCTTTGAAGACTCGTTGAAGAATCGTTGGGAAGACGAGATGGGGTGGGAGAGGTGAGTTGGAACAGTGAGGGGCGACTCGGAAGTTGTCGAGTTGGGTTGGTAAGCTAGCGAGTTGAAAGACAGAAGGCGGCGGAGGAAGTGGTGGTAGTGGTGCAGGAGGAGAGGAGTGAGAGAGGTAGCCCAAGGTGTAACTGAGCAAGACGATGATGACATACACGGTGGTATAAGTGAAGAACTTGGTGGTTATAAAAAGCTTGTTTCTTTGGTGGTTATGGAGGTGAACAGGGCGTTGTTGGTCTTCTCTCATGGCGGTTTCTGGTTTTTGCTTTTTCTTGCTCAGGTCTTCTAAAATCAAAACACAGAACAAGAAAGTTAAAGAAAAGGCCTTTCCTTTTCCAGCATTGGTTCCGTGCCAAATGTTTTGAGAGTGATTTTTGTGCTTCATTTTCACCATTGAAAGCTGACATCTAAAGAATATGTTAAAGAATTTTCAAGttgattttgttttcttctttgtacTTTGATTCTAATCTTAATTGTTAAGAGACATAGCATCTATAGCTCATTTTACCATGCTCGATGCGTTTGTTTTACAATCAATGAAGttttgctttttgcttttttACTAAAAGATGCATTTCTAAAGGCCGAATACAATGGATGAGATAAGCCAACAGATTTTTAGCTTCTTCAACATGAAAGGTTCCACTTTGACAACCATGACCTGGATTTACAAAGTAATTTACAAAAGCAAAACCAGGAAAAAGCAATGTAATTTTCAACTGGATCACAATTTAGATACAAGCTGCAAACTTTTATAGGTTATTACAAAATGACAGCCTCAGAGGTAGTGACCACATGCTCGTATATATCACCTCCTTTTACAACAAAACCATCGTTGTCTTAACAACCTGTTGTTTAATTCGTTGGCATGCCAACAACCTCTCAACAAGAGTTAAACTACCTAAACTGCTACATTAAAGAGCAAGTTGAAGGTTTTAATTCTACAACAGTCTATGAGATGACTACCAGAGGAATACAAATTCTATTGTAAAATAAACCTACCATCACAGTCACTTTCCCTCCTCGGCTCTGTCGCCGGTTGTGCTGCCCTGTCCATTGGCACCGGTTTCAGGGTTTTGCTTGTTTCCAGCACGTCCATCACTTGGGCCTGAAGATTGAGGGGGGCCAGCACTGCAGCCACCTCCAAGACTGGCCTCGGAATGCATGGGATGCATGCCATTATTGGGTCCTCCAGGCCTGATTCCCATTTGACCTTGCATGGCTTGCTGATGCTGTTGGTGCAGGAGATGCTGAGGGTCTTGCATTTGATGTGGGTTATTGAATTGCAATGGCACCTTTTGAGGGTACATGCCAGGTTGTTGTGCCATTGCAGCAGCCTGAGGATGTTGCATAAAATATCCTCCGGTTGGAATTGCAGGATGTGGTGCCAtctttgatgatggaaaatgtgTCAGGAAGCAGTGTAGCAGCGGATAGATTAGAAGAAAGAAGTTATCTTAACACTCACCTGAGGAGGCATTGTTGGCATCGATTGCGGTTGCGCATCCGCAATAGCAGCTAAATACATCAAATTTTTTTGCAGCTGAGCTTGATACCTACATCATCAAAATCTTGTATAGGTACACTGCCTAGATATTGCACATGTAAGCATATATGCATGTGCGAATGATGTATACAAAGAAAAACCAATACAATAAACTTGGTTTCCATCACGAATCCTTGATAGCACATTTGCAGAAAAACCAAGCTAATGTATACAGATGACAAATAATATAGTGATCATTAATTAGTTCTATAAATGCTCTTGATGCAAGATAAATGGCAACAAGAACCAAATCGGGTTTGGTTGGAGTGGAGATTTTACCATCCGTATATGCATTACAAGGCTCAGACATATCCGCAGAAGACTCATCCCAGTTTGGATCTAGGAAACTCCCAATTCGAGTCCCACTTTCAACTAAAAACACACACAATTATCTAGGAAGGAAGAATTTACAACTAATTGACGATAACATTAAATACTTCAGTTTGAGGTATGTGAACCATAATACATCCTACAGCATCTAGCACTTTCAACAAGCCGCTTCCAACTTAAAGCAAACATATATAATAAACCTCAAACATTAACTTAAAGATGCAGCATGCGCCACTAAGGTAGATAAAAGAAGAAACTGAAATTTATAAATCACTTACTGCGCACATTCAGCAAGTTTTCCAAGATTCTGATTGTCCAAAATTGCCAAAATCAACTTCTTATTCTCATCAAGATACTGGTaagaatgaaaattaaaatacaagAACTTAATGAATCATAATATACTCCATTTTTAAGCATTAAGTGAAAGATATTGTGAATACACACAACAAATAGCGAAAACAGACAAAAACAACAGAAACAGTAAAGCCATACATTACACCATATATGGTTTTTCTAGAGTTTAGGCACAACAGAAAAAAGGACCGAACCAAGGAAAGGATAGCCCCTTCAATAAGAAGTTGCTGAATAGAAAGAATAGCTGGATTTCATGTATGCCTTTGAGCAGATCTATCGGTTTTTGTTTTCAAATCATTGAGTTCAAACAAATATTTCATTGCATTAAAGAATCAAAACACTGAGAATCAAATCGAAAAGGGCAAAAACACTGTTCATTCTCCCCCAACATCAAGCATAACTGTTTGTTACACCATACGCAACTCACCATTCAAGATGGTCCAACTATATCGCTCCGCATTACCAATAACTTCCATTCATTTCTCTATTTCACTCATCAATTTTATCGCACCTTTTCAAACTGAATACCAACCACCATTCCATCCCAAATAACTACCATTAAAAGCACAATCAACTCTTCCATGTCATAAACGTTATGTTCATAAAATCCAACAAAAGGCcttcatttgtttttcttttggaaCAGATAAAAAAAAGGGTTTCTTCTATCTCATACATAACTAAAGATTacccaaaaaaattacaagttcgAGATCAACATCTCCTTCCTCAACAACCCCATAACTATAACATACTAACATTAAACACAATACATGGACAATaacgaaaaaaagaaaatatatatacaaatatacacaCCTTCTGAATCTGTTCAGTAGTAATATTAGTAGGTGGATATGAAGGCATGACAGGAATCATTTGGGGTGGCTGCGGCATCTTCGTGTGAACTTTTACTTTACTCCAAAAGAAACCCTAAACCTAATCACCATGAAAAAAAATTCCCCCAAAAAAACATCTCAATCaaatatagataaatattaaacaaaaaaatggaaaaaaaagggtATGTACTATTTTTTTTACCGTGTTTGAGCAGATGAGTGTGGAGGATGTCCTCCGTTTtttgctttttgttttttttttcaaattaatttaattcttgaaATAGGGTTTTTACTTAGTGACGATGGTTGAGGAATTTAAGACGGGGGATATATAAATATCCTAGAAAAAGGGTAAAATGGATAAAGCCGAAGAAAAAGAAGCTAGATTTGGTCCATGTCTTGTTGTGTTCTGTTTGTTGAAAGACAAAACTCACCcgaataatgatttttttttcgatttaatttgtgtataatattaatttaagggTTAATTACACCAAAATCACTATATTATTAGTAAACTTATGTTTTGGttattcaacttcaaaaagttacaaaacggtcattgaactatttaaaagtttctctttaaattattgaattattcgaaagtttttatttaagttactatGTTGTTAAGTTTTGATTTGATGATCGCTATGGTGGATCAATACCCATCAACAAGTAAGacatatcttagatccaagtcaTTTTGATGGTCAATGTTGAAGATCAAAGAAGACATTATTTGGATTTTGATTCGTAGATTCGTAATGTTTAAagtagtttcatgaaaaaaaattgaactatagaAGATAAGAGGAAGAAGAGCTTTAGATTGGAGCAGACAATACAAACAGAGAAGgttatacaacaacaattttaactGTCTAgcgacttaaatgaaaactttcgaatagtttaaggaccatttttaacattttgaagttgagtgactaaaacataaatttactaataatttaatgaccttaaatgtaatttacctttaatttaaattagttttctattgttaaataaattaatttagtttttatacaaataaaactggatctatttaatttaatttgtttcataaaaatggaaaaaaaagtctaatggttttgttattttatgtcaaaatatatattctttttaaaattttgtagttTTGTCAAAAGAATCTTTTATTTAGTATCAAATTGAGTATAAAAgacaatttcaataatttctttttttttaaggcTTTCATTTGTTAAATTACATCATGATTGTAACGGTCTAATTTCTAGTGGCATCAAAAAAGACAGTTTTGGAATTTCACTTTCATAAACCAAGTCTATAAATATTCTAGtttaatatttacagagttagtaTAAATGAATATTAAAGTTTACTGCTtcaattttgtttattaattgcttaattaggatacatggactaaattataaaagttttatcACCATAGATTTTTAATTGGCTAAAGATTTaaggacttaaattgcaattaacctaaggactaaaatgataaataaatcattttcaaGAGGTGGTAGTGGACGGTAGGATtaagaatttataaatttaattaatgtgaagtttaattaattaattaactaaatttaatattaatatcagTATATTTATAATTTGGTGGTCGAATAAAAGAGAATTTCTCTTCTTATTCAACCAATCATAAgtgaataagaaaaaaaactttCAAGGGTTTTAAGCTTTCGACAATGATTGATCAAGAATTGGAACAAATTGGAGGGAAACAAAAATTATTGATTAGTCTCTAAAGATtcaatttgtttgttgttttgacCATGTAAGTTCATATTGATTTGGGTTCTATTGcatttatatgttagattgaagtgaattagtgaatttggcaCTAATTGCTCGAAATGGACTGAATTGTAAATTCATAAGAATATTGGTTATATGGAAATAGAACAGGCTGTACATGAGATTGTTGACTAAATATATGTCTTGTATGAGAAATGAAATTGTGTACAGAAATTGATAATATCGTTTATACATAAATGATGCTCGagtgaacttagtaaaatgttAGGATACGTATGACATGCCATTAAGGTTATATATGTATTTGATCAGGGATTTACATGTTGTTCCAAGATCTAGCATTTGTTGTAGATTCCCAAATTATATGTACCGTaggtttagcccagacgggtaacctCGATACAATGACAGTTTTTGTGAGCAATCTGACTATAatgtcagcttgtatgagcaacCCTGAAATACTATCAGCTTGTGTAAGGATTACATTCTCGTGTATTCGAGTTCATTTTACTATAGTTTCATCTGGCGATATTCAATtgattgaaaacaaaattttaatcatgaattgaaaatgaaatggtaTTGATGATACTTGACATATATATTGCTATgtgattatgttttaaatgttgatgGTATTACTATTCGAGAACATAACTAATGTATTCGATTTGTGGTGATGTTACATGTATAGATATGTGTTCAAGTGTCAATGAAGGTAATTTGGTAGCTAGTAGATGAATTTTTTCTGCTTAAATGATTAAGGTAAGTTTTAGTTTCCATATGAGCTTACTCAGAATTTTATATGCTTACCCgtttgttttcccttttccttgtagATCATTACCTTGTGAAACACATCAAGCCGAATCGACTTGAAGCTCATACTATTCTATCACCGAATTGGTagcttttgataattttgagtcgtagattgtggcatgtatataaagtGTCTTGTGTTGCAACTTAGTATGTAAACATGCTTACATATAGCAAGCTTGCTTTAACCTTTACTTAAAATGTTGATTTGGTGACTTGAATCATACTTGTTATCGAGCATATATGTATTTGATTGTGTTCAAGAGTGTGATAAATTATATATGGTATTTGAAATGGCATGGAATGAAGTTGAGATGATATGCTTGATTGGTAAGCTTGAAATATGTGTTAATGAATAAATGAACTGATTCAAGTTTAGGACATATGAAACATTAAAGTacaaaatgtaacaccttatGCCCGACCAGATCACTGGTCCAGGTACCGGATGATACAAAGACTTGAATAATTGGCTAACATATTGAATTGTGGCATGGGACTTAGGATTTGGTTTCTTTTTATATAGTATGCATGACATCTTATTTGGTTTTAGGTTATTGAAATATGGATGttatttaattatgcatgaactTCAATTTTTATGAAAGCTAAGTTAGATATCACTTTTTCCActactaaaaatataattaaattttgagtaataaagaaATGAGAAATTAACCAAGTTTTCTAAAAAGGTAATCACTGTCACCTAGAAAAGTTCATCTAAATCTGTTTTTGATAGCTCATGGGA
It encodes the following:
- the LOC107923274 gene encoding uncharacterized protein, which gives rise to MVKMKHKNHSQNIWHGTNAGKGKAFSLTFLFCVLILEDLSKKKQKPETAMREDQQRPVHLHNHQRNKLFITTKFFTYTTVYVIIVLLSYTLGYLSHSSPPAPLPPLPPPPSVFQLASLPTQLDNFRVAPHCSNSPLPPHLVFPTILQRVFKGSSPYTDFPPPHLRSILKPKRIRGWGSNGDVFEHLIKRVKPKLIVEVGTFLGASALHMVNVTRKLGLQTQILCLDDFRGWPGFRDRFKYINDINGDVMLLQQFMQNVVYFNATGSVLPVPFSTRSGLEKLCEWGIMADLLEIDAGHDFISAWGDINGAYRILKPGGVIFGHDYFTAADNHGVRRAVNLFAQMNHLNIRTDGQHWVIDTALVRNF
- the LOC107923287 gene encoding GRF1-interacting factor 3; its protein translation is MPQPPQMIPVMPSYPPTNITTEQIQKYLDENKKLILAILDNQNLGKLAECAQYQAQLQKNLMYLAAIADAQPQSMPTMPPQMAPHPAIPTGGYFMQHPQAAAMAQQPGMYPQKVPLQFNNPHQMQDPQHLLHQQHQQAMQGQMGIRPGGPNNGMHPMHSEASLGGGCSAGPPQSSGPSDGRAGNKQNPETGANGQGSTTGDRAEEGK